In the Oryza glaberrima chromosome 6, OglaRS2, whole genome shotgun sequence genome, one interval contains:
- the LOC127776088 gene encoding probable serine/threonine-protein kinase PBL19: protein MGCFAFKSKAKNQRAAASGARSPAPTSDGQKSKASSASTPTRSIQELSDERGAQRLRVFDLDELSSATNGFSRALKIGEGGFGSVYRAFFRSAGGGGGGRVVLAVKRLNQRSLQGHKQWLAEVQFLGVLEHPNLVRLVGYCAVDSETSKHRLLVYEFMPNKSLDDHLFNRAHPPLSWRLRLQIMIGAARGLDYLHEGLQEVQVIYRDFKAANVLLDADFKPKLSDFGLAREGPTEGKTHVSTAVVGTHGYAAPDYIETGHLTTKSDVWSFGVVLYEILTGRRSLERSRPAEEQKLLGWVRRHPPESQSFRSIMDPRLGGRYPAAAARQVARLADRCLVKNPKERPAMREVVEELERVLQMEPPTTTAADKDGDRRLPPAKR, encoded by the exons ATGGGGTGCTTCGCGTTCAAGAGCAAGGCCAAGAaccagcgggcggcggcgtcgggggccaggtcgccggcgccgacgtcggACGGGCAGAAGAGCAAGGCATCAtcggcgtcgacgccgacgaggagcatCCAGGAGCTGTCGGACGAGAGGGGCGCGCAGCGGCTGCGGGTGTTCGACCTCGACGAGCTCAGCAGCGCCACCAACGGCTTCAGCCGCGCGCTCAAGATCGGCGAGGGCGGCTTCGGCTCCGTCTACCGCGCCTTCTTccgctccgccggcggcggcggcggcggccgggtcgTCCTCGCCGTCAAGCGCCTCAACCAGCGCAGCCTGCAG GGGCACAAGCAATGGCTGGCTGAGGTCCAATTCCTAGGTGTTCTTGAGCACCCGAATCTAGTGAGGCTTGTTGGCTATTGTGCAGTGGATTCAGAAACAAGCAAGCACAGGCTGCTGGTCTACGAGTTCATGCCCAACAAGAGCCTAGATGATCATCTGTTCAACCGAGCTCATCCTCCCCTCTCGTGGAGATTGAGGCTGCAGATCATGATCGGCGCCGCGCGGGGCCTAGACTACCTCCATGAAGGCCTGCAAGAAGTTCAG GTGATATACAGGGATTTCAAGGCAGCCAATGTTCTTCTTGATGCCGATTTCAAGCCAAAACTTTCAGACTTTGGGCTAGCAAGAGAGGGGCCAACTGAAGGAAAGACACACGTCTCCACCGCG GTGGTGGGGACGCACGGGTACGCGGCGCCGGACTACATCGAGACGGGGCACCTGACGACCAAGAGCGACGTGTGGAGCTTCGGCGTGGTGCTGTACGAGATCCTGACGGGGCGGCGGTCGCTGGAGCGGAGCCGGCCGGCGGAGGAGCAGAAGCTGCTGGGGTGGgtgcgccgccacccgccggaGAGCCAGAGCTTCCGGTCGATCATGGACCCGCGGCTGGGCGGCCGgtacccggcggcggcggcgcggcaggtgGCGCGGCTGGCCGACCGCTGCCTCGTCAAGAACCCCAAGGAGCGGCCGGCGATGAGGGAGGTCGTCGAGGAGCTCGAGAGGGTGCTCCAGATGgagccaccgacgacgacggcggccgacaaggacggcgaccgccgcctgccgccggcgAAGAGGTGA